A region of the Lepidochelys kempii isolate rLepKem1 chromosome 24, rLepKem1.hap2, whole genome shotgun sequence genome:
GTGGCTTTGCAAGCGAGTTCGGAGCCACGCTCCCCTGTTTCAAAGCCAGccggcttccccctctccctgtggacATGGCTCTGACCCGTGTTTAAACCCAAACCCCGCTCCgtccacacacagagccccctgccccctacccccacctgccccgccctgccaggccagctcagccaggggagcctgcacccctacccgcaGTGCAGCGGTGGCGGATTAGCCAATGGGCCGTCAGGGCCtgtgcccagcagcctcagcccattgggggccccctggaaaatgggcacccctgcaccccaagcccggtgcctggcagaagtgccaggtggcgggggaagccccagcgcccggatcccagctgcggctgtggcccggggactggaagagctctcacccccagttGGCGGCGGGACAGATCTTTCCTGGTCTTGGGGCCgtgggcgggggggctgcaagggggtgggtggactgggacaggactgtggggggaaccggggcagggccacgggggagggagcagaacaggggtgggacTGCAGACAGAAGGGGCGGGCGGGCCGCAGGGCCtgcacagcccagccttcccGGCTTCTCGCTGGCCACCATGAGCCTGAAGTAGCAACCGCCACcgatggaagaaaaagagacgTCCACCATGCAGCGTgcggccagctgctccccagggccgggcagctgAGCTCTCACTGCTGTGACCTGCCCTGGGGTCCCGGTTGCTGTCCTGTGGATGCCGTCCCTCCCCTCGacctccaacctagacctcccccactgcaactggagaccattgctcctcgttctgtcatctgccaccactgagaactgccgAGCTCCATCTCCTTTGGAacccccctcaggtagttgaaggctgctatcaaattccccctcactcttctcttctgcagacaaaagaaacccagttccctcagcctcccctcctaagtcacgtgctccagccccctaatcattttcgttgccctccgctggactctctccaatttgtccacatcccttctgtagtggggggcccaaaactggacccagtactccagatgtggcctcaccagtgccgaatagaggggaacgatcacttccctccatctgctggcaacgctcctactgatgcagctcaaactgccgttggccttcttggcaacaaggccaccctgctgtctcatagccagcttctcatccactgtaatccccaggtccttctctgcggaAAGGTTGGCAAATACCTACCCCCTGGgcgatcggctggggctgccccgtgACATCCTGGTGGGCCCGGAGacgggagatttcacaaccctgcatgtgacactggctgatcaggtgatgccaatgtgtcttgaggccaatttCCTTGTGCATCATagagaccagtggttctcagccaggggtccgtgtaccccaggggtacacacaggtcttccggGGGGAACATCAGCtcatcttgatgtttgcctcattttacaacacgccagatataaagcactagggaagtcagtacgagctaaaatttcctgacacaatgacttgtttgtgcagctctatgtactatccactgaactgtcagtgcaatatttatatcccagtggagttattttataattacacagTGGAAAGAATTACAGTGGAAAGGAAGAATTACACAGTGGAAAGAAAGgcagctatttgtcagtcacagtgtggccgtgacacttttatatatttttagaataaaataagaaaggacctgtcataaatataaagggaagaggaaccacctttctgtccctggagctctaaaatccctcatggccagtggcaaaacactttcacctgttgtcataaatagaaagggaagtgtaaacccctttataatccctcctgtccagaggaaatatcctctcacctgtaaagggttaagaagctaaaggtaacctcgctggcacctgaccaaaatgaccaatgaggagataagatgctttcaaaagctgggaggagggataaaaacaaaggatctgtgtttgtgtgatgcttttgccggggacagaacaggaatggactcttagaagttagtaagtaatctagctaggtatgtgttagattatgatttctttaaatggctgagaaaatagctgtgctgaatcgaatgactattcttgtctgtgtgtcttttttgtaagttaaggttttgcctagagggattctctatgttttgaacctaattcccctgtaagatatttgccatcctgattttacaaaggtgattcttttctacttctattaaaagtcttcttgtaaggaaactcaatgctttttctttgttctaagatccaagggtttcggtctgtggtcacctatgcaaattggagaggatttctaccaaaaccttccccaggaagtggggtgcaagtgttgggaggattttggggggaaagacatttccaaacaacgttttctcagaaacccagataaagtttggtggtggcagtggaaatccaagggaaagggtaaaatagcttgtaccttggggaagttttaacctaagctggtaaaagtaaacttaggaggttttattgcaggtccccacatctgtaccctacagttcagagtggggaaggaaccttgacaatgccgTAGGGATGCTAACGAAgaactttagcaccagaaaagtgCTGACCCCAAAGGCAGGGGCATCGCGTGTGCAGACCACCGCGTTCCTCCCTCACCCCATCGAAGGCAAagcccacgtgggtgggggccctgccaccttcttctctgggagaagaagctgtaaggatgGATTGAGGTAACCCTGcctcgctgggctggctggacgcTTACAGGGACCGGAACCGGATGCAAAGCGGGGATCCCTGGAGACCGTCTGGGGGCACCTGAAAAGACTTTGGAAAATGGCAGTTTCTTCCTTCACCGCCACCGTTTGGAATTACAGACTGCGACTCACCCGGGCAtgaattttacctgctttaaccccttgtgaccctcattccctttccttagctCACGAACCTTTCACGAGATtcctacagacctggctgccagcgttgcctttggtgtaggatctggggtcccgtggctctggggtaagtgaccggtctcctggggcaggggacaacctgggtgggctggtttggggtgtaCGTGACCTTTCCTCACAAAATCCGGCTTCTCTGAGAgtaactgaggggactggctgtgactccggggtcagacgggggcagcgatccaggagttcacgctgggtgaaatctgctcacagagcaccaccggttggggggatctgccctgtttcctgacaccttccctgagcccggcactcccagtggagccgctccagagagcgggacgaactgagccctgcaaaatcaacctagaaggacatttctcccctccagggctttcccgcccgcctggacagctgggtgagccacggcctctccttcccacagccctccttccccaggggagctcagccagccggtgcctttcccccagccatggGCCTTGCCTTCCGGGAGGGGGTCTaggtaggactcctgggttccattccctggccctgcaaggggagaggggtccagtggttagagcaggggtcttgggagccaggactcctgggctctatccctggctttcagaagggagtggggtctggtgggttacagggtggggtactgggagtcaggactcccgggttctcttcctgccagcatcacttgtgcacagataggggtgggggggcggtaCAGGACGGTCAGGGGATAAGGAGCTAGGGGGGTACTTTCCCCACAACTCGCtttattcagccaatgcacaaaaggaatccgcaatctcccccaaagagaagcagcagcccgtggctgctgaagggaggttCACTGCAGCCCGGCAtggagcagaaggggaggatgccaggccggggctcagggctccccgatgcctccaccggccctgggagctgggtAGCACTTGGCCTGGCTCAGGATCTCCGGCACGCCCTGGGCGTATTTCTTCACCAACGCCCTCTTCACGCAGGCGCCAGGGGAGCCACATCCAGCCGCAGTCATCCTCAGTTTGATGTCACCTGGACAGGGGAGAGACGTGATCGGGGGCTCCCAATTCTCCCCCCCGACCCTCATgaggtctctcacacactcccctcccagcaggactgcacccggctctgcaggcagagtggggtctagtgctcagagcagggggcctggaacAACGTGAGAACATAACAGAGGAACGGCCCTCCTGGGCCAccccaaagatccatctagcccagtatcctctggccaatgccaggtgccccagagggaatgaacagagcagggaatcatccagtgatccatcccctgtcgcccattcccagctcctggcaaacagaggctagggccaccttccctgcccatcctggctaatagccacagatggacctgtcctccaggaacttctctagttcctgtttgaaccctgttatagtctgcaccttcacaacttcccccagcaatgagttccacaggtttcttgtgcgttgtgtgaagcagtacttcctttggtttgttttatacctgctgcctgtggtgacccctcgttcttatgttaggaggagtaaataacactccttCTCTACTTCCTCCACACGCTTCAACCTCGATCGTATGCCCCCTTAGCCGTTTCATTTCAAGGTGAAGTTACTGAGacatgagaggattttatcgcatgacagctcactttgtttaagagcctttggtgaggcatgctttctgaaaatctaagtacactatatccacgggatgccccttgtccacacgcttgttgaccccctcagagaattcttgTACATTGGTGaagcgtgatttccctttaccaaaaccatgttgacccttccccaacaaattatgttcatctatgtggctgACAGTTCTCTTTTTTCCTGTAGTTTCAATGAGTTTGCCCAGTACCGAAGTCAGACTTATTGGCCTGaagttgccgggatcacctctggagccctttttagaaaATTGGAGTGTCATTAGCCGTCCTCCAGCcagttgagacagaagctgatttaaatggtaggttacaaaccacagttcgttgttctgtaatttgacgtttgagttccttccgaactcttgggcgaatcccatctggtcctggtgacttattactgtttaatttatcaatttgttgcaaaaactcctgtaatgactcctcaatctgggacagttcctcagatttgtcaccaaaacggaatggctcaggtatgggaatctccctcccagcctcagccgtgaagaccgatgcacagaatacatttactttctctgcagtggccttatcctccttgggtgctcctttggcatctcagcaagtaggactccagggttctctctgcaactctgccaggggagtggagtctagtgggtcagagcaaggggggctgggactgagccaggacacctgggctccaccttgtactctgtgttcagaccccgcccccatctggAGAACTTATCCAGTGTTAATATCCCAGATTCCTCAACATAATGGTCCTCGGCGCCGGTGCAGACCAAGAGcaccttctccttctcctgccaGCCATCTGCCCCCATTTTGAAGAATGACGGGCACTGCCGGCCGTTGGGGACAGAGCTCACACTTGGCACTGAcaacagtcagacacacacagtcagccaggggtggggattCACCACACGCTGGGCTCGATCCCAGCTacgggaagggagtggggtctagtagttagagcaggggggctgggagccaggactcctgggtactcTCCAGGCAGGTATGGCCAGAGCACAGCTCtaggtttgcagcagacacacacctgggatggccccggcGTTGCAGCCGTCGGTGTCACAGCAGGCGATGTTCACCCGCACGGTGACATTGTGTGCGTAGGTCAGCGAGAAGGGGCCGGGCTCACAGTTCTTGGGCTCCAGGCACGATTTACCTGTGTAGGAGAAGGAGTTTCTctctgtggaagggaaacagagcatcacctctgagctccccaatggacccccagctgctccatcctccccttttgttccatccaccccacccccaactaatctcatcttccccccccatccccgataaaatcctctcttctgtctgatcctGGGCCCACAGTCACCCACTGCAATTCCCTTCTCATCCCATCCCCTGTCTATGACATTACCTTTCCAGAcggagcagtccctgctcctggagaggagcacAGTCTATTGTttagagtagggggaggggctgggagccaggactcctgggttcgactcctggcttcaggaggacaatggtgtctacacttagtaggaatcttctttcactcacccagcctgaACTCAGCCACGACAGTGACGCAGGTCCCTTCCCAGGGGgcgcagagctgcagggggccggcgcATGATTGCTCTTCggacgcacacacctcgcattgcagggtgctccctggaggttggaaaaatcccttctcagtacaaaccatggctccccacccctccccaggcagtgcccgTGGGCGAAATACCACCACCAACCAACTGTGGAAGTTGTTACCAtcaatgcctcctcactgaacgtgtgggcaggcagatcttggagaaatgccacctgcttttgcagtagttctgcccagttccatttaactctccggatggggaaaggcatcttgctagctggtcatttgtatcttactcaaaaccaca
Encoded here:
- the LOC140902786 gene encoding phospholipase A2 inhibitor and Ly6/PLAUR domain-containing protein-like — its product is MVCTEKGFFQPPGSTLQCEVCASEEQSCAGPLQLCAPWEGTCVTVVAEFRLERNSFSYTGKSCLEPKNCEPGPFSLTYAHNVTVRVNIACCDTDGCNAGAIPGDIKLRMTAAGCGSPGACVKRALVKKYAQGVPEILSQAKCYPAPRAGGGIGEP